The Streptomyces sp. NBC_01275 genome has a segment encoding these proteins:
- a CDS encoding DUF3151 domain-containing protein, with protein sequence MSLHENLLGGPPPTHLPDDPEPRTLLANGTAPADVAAKYPTSSLAWAQLADDAFERGSVVESYAYARTGYHRGLDSLRRGGWKGHGPVPWEHEPNRGFLRALHALARAAQSIGEQDEYERCSQFLKDSSPTAAQTLG encoded by the coding sequence ATGTCCCTTCACGAAAACCTCCTCGGGGGTCCGCCCCCGACCCACCTCCCCGACGACCCGGAGCCGCGCACGCTCCTCGCGAACGGCACGGCCCCCGCCGACGTCGCCGCCAAGTACCCGACGTCCTCGCTGGCCTGGGCCCAGCTCGCCGACGACGCGTTCGAGCGGGGCAGCGTCGTGGAGTCGTACGCCTACGCCCGTACGGGGTACCACCGCGGCCTGGACAGTCTGCGTCGGGGCGGCTGGAAGGGCCACGGCCCGGTGCCCTGGGAGCACGAGCCGAACCGCGGCTTCCTGCGCGCCCTGCACGCCCTCGCCCGCGCCGCGCAGTCCATCGGCGAGCAGGACGAGTACGAGCGCTGCTCGCAGTTCCTGAAGGACTCCTCGCCGACGGCGGCCCAGACGCTGGGCTAG